AAACACCGAAAACAGCCACGAAACAAAGCACGACAAAAATGAACCAGTTATCTCAGCTATCAGTAAGTTAAAACAATTTTCTGAGCGCCTACAAAGATGAATGGGGTGGCACTTGCGACCTTTCTGCGATACGCTCCAAATGGTTTCAGCGCATCAGCCAAAACAACTAACTAACACAACAAACGCAGGGCCTTACTCGCTACGCGGACAACTTCTCaattgaaaatgtcaagTTGGAACTGCAGTCACTGCAAAGCAAGCTCGCGACTCTCCGTCCCGTCCAGGAATtcctcaacttcaagaaggtATCCAAGCCTCAAAACTTCGGCGACTTGCAATCGCGCGTTTCCTACAACCTGAGGTACTTCTCTACCAACTATGCCCTGATTGTGGGTGCACTCAGCATCTACACACTTTTGACCaatcttctgcttctcttcGTCATAGTCTTTGTGTTTTTCGGTCTTTACGGTATTAACAAGCTCAATGGTCAAGACCTAGTGCTTCCTTTCggtgttttgaaagtgtCACAGCTCTACACGGCTCTAACGTGCATTGCAGTTCCTCTAGGGTTCGTTGCTTCGCCATTTTCAACGCTGATGTGGCTAATTGGTGCCTCTGCCGTATCGGTTTTGGGACACGCTtcatttgttgaaaagcctattgaaactgtttttgaagaagagacagTCTAAGTTGTTATCGTTCACAAGGACTCTAGAATCGAATTGACGCGGATGGCTACAAGGAGCTGTAGACTGGCATGGATGTAAATTAACCGCTAGCTGATGTTTATAGATCGGTAAATACGGATCCAATTCGTCTGAAGTGACACCACTGTTCAAGAATCTAAATTATCTAAAAAGTGCGCTCGAGGCGATGTGCAAATCGATCCGTTGAAACACGGGATTCACGGGCTAACATCACTTTGTGCTTGAGCTATGAGTAATCCGAGGGGCAGAGAAAGAGCAACGAACAATGTGAtgtcttctctttttggcaaCGAGTGCTCGGAATGGCCTTTTTCCGACGCGTCCTTGACACAGGCCTTAGAGTTCAAAACACAACAGGAGAAGACAAAACAGCAGTTCTACAAGCTCGAATGCGTCAATCGGTCAATAGAATTACTAAAAACAGCTATGGCCGCTAATGTCCCAGGACATATGGTCac
The Lachancea thermotolerans CBS 6340 chromosome G complete sequence genome window above contains:
- the YIP3 gene encoding Yip3p (similar to uniprot|P53633 Saccharomyces cerevisiae YNL044W YIP3 Interacts with YPT proteins), whose product is MNQLSQLSGLTRYADNFSIENVKLELQSLQSKLATLRPVQEFLNFKKVSKPQNFGDLQSRVSYNLRYFSTNYALIVGALSIYTLLTNLLLLFVIVFVFFGLYGINKLNGQDLVLPFGVLKVSQLYTALTCIAVPLGFVASPFSTLMWLIGASAVSVLGHASFVEKPIETVFEEETV